A region of Pontiella agarivorans DNA encodes the following proteins:
- a CDS encoding Na+/H+ antiporter NhaC family protein, whose protein sequence is MIMRVITVSVFFLFSWGVVFFDFPGRALWPSVVALVSVFLLNRTITGLLLGTGAGLILLNDGHPVQASVSLFTDHLFPVLGSVWNLSVLAFTLLLGGFAALIEKGGGLQALTERRLASGKQSDRCVQWSAYFLGLVCFFDGLANSMLVGKSISPMAERAGVSKQRLAYIVDSTSSAVACVAVISTWIAYQLAMIKEGLAQAGLDAQPFGLFLKSIPFNFYCWFTLILLVVVISRDWKIGKIKNDHHAVQKDQRPNDPDFSVSSRKKIRSALIPLFFLIMGLLGGLYIEGVEGGIWPLTLAKVSAAYGNADAARVLVMVSVLACGIALAMNAKRIKAGGSHAALVFGQGVGHLFKPVLILIAAWLLSSVLKALNAHEVLTALLKGNVPPAVFPMLVFITGALISFITGTSWGTMGILMPLALPSAIGLADGEITPLIYATIAAVFSGAVFGDHCSPFSDTTIVSSISCDIEPMEHVKTQMPYALIAAAAAGAIGFLPAGLGFNPYFLLVLGTLVLFALPAVHNKAGRMPTVR, encoded by the coding sequence ATGATTATGCGTGTAATAACTGTAAGCGTTTTTTTTCTGTTTTCATGGGGAGTTGTTTTTTTCGATTTTCCCGGGCGTGCACTTTGGCCGAGTGTGGTGGCGCTGGTGTCGGTATTTTTGCTGAACCGGACGATTACGGGGCTGCTGTTGGGGACCGGGGCGGGGCTGATTCTGCTGAATGACGGTCATCCGGTTCAGGCGTCCGTTTCTCTTTTTACGGATCATCTTTTTCCAGTGCTTGGAAGTGTGTGGAATCTGAGCGTGCTGGCATTTACACTTTTGCTGGGCGGGTTTGCGGCGCTGATTGAAAAAGGCGGCGGACTGCAGGCGCTGACGGAACGGCGGCTGGCTTCCGGAAAACAGTCGGACCGGTGTGTGCAGTGGAGTGCGTATTTTTTGGGGCTGGTTTGTTTCTTCGACGGGTTGGCGAACAGTATGCTGGTGGGCAAATCCATCAGTCCGATGGCGGAACGGGCCGGAGTTTCAAAGCAGCGCCTGGCGTATATCGTCGATTCGACCAGCTCTGCAGTGGCGTGCGTGGCGGTGATCTCAACCTGGATCGCCTATCAGCTGGCAATGATTAAAGAAGGGCTGGCGCAGGCCGGGCTCGATGCCCAGCCGTTCGGCCTGTTTTTAAAATCGATCCCGTTTAATTTTTACTGCTGGTTTACGCTGATCCTTCTGGTCGTAGTGATTTCCAGGGATTGGAAGATCGGAAAAATAAAGAATGATCACCATGCGGTTCAAAAAGACCAAAGACCAAACGATCCCGATTTTTCTGTTTCGTCGCGGAAAAAAATAAGGTCGGCCCTGATCCCGCTGTTTTTTTTAATTATGGGTCTTTTGGGCGGTTTATATATCGAAGGGGTTGAAGGCGGCATCTGGCCGTTGACACTGGCAAAGGTTTCGGCGGCGTACGGCAATGCCGATGCGGCGCGGGTGCTGGTGATGGTGAGTGTGCTGGCGTGCGGGATTGCATTGGCGATGAATGCAAAGAGGATCAAAGCCGGCGGCTCCCATGCGGCCCTGGTTTTCGGGCAGGGCGTGGGGCATCTGTTTAAACCGGTGCTGATTCTGATTGCGGCTTGGCTGCTGAGCAGTGTGCTGAAGGCGCTGAATGCCCATGAGGTGTTGACAGCCCTGCTGAAGGGGAATGTCCCTCCGGCTGTTTTTCCAATGCTGGTCTTTATCACAGGTGCTTTAATCTCGTTCATCACGGGAACGTCGTGGGGCACCATGGGGATTCTGATGCCGCTGGCGCTGCCATCGGCGATCGGACTGGCGGACGGCGAGATTACACCGTTAATCTATGCAACCATCGCCGCCGTTTTCAGCGGTGCTGTTTTCGGTGATCACTGTTCGCCGTTCAGCGACACGACGATTGTCTCCTCCATTTCCTGCGACATTGAGCCGATGGAGCATGTGAAGACGCAGATGCCGTATGCGCTGATCGCCGCCGCCGCGGCCGGCGCAATCGGATTCCTGCCGGCCGGATTGGGGTTTAATCCGTATTTCCTGCTGGTGCTCGGCACGCTGGTGCTGTTTGCTCTGCCTGCTGTTCACAACAAGGCCGGAAGAATGCCGACGGTACGCTGA
- a CDS encoding MFS transporter — protein sequence MNKNMVRDLQSIAKNNVRRFITFRLLFNARFYYPVFAVIFLDFGMTLDQFAMLNAIWAATIILAEVPSGALSDLMGRKKLLILTSGLMVAEMAVWAFAPRGNPALLFWLLALNRVLSGLGEAAASGSDEALVYESLEDAGMQDQWSRVLESVTKWRSAAFMFAMIIGGLVYDPTLLSAWTGLEISKEFTVRLPLFLTFITSILCWINCLGFHESARPDKEEQLAVGDAFRQTVQAGRWIFQTPFALVVILAGAFLDSVIRMFITLNSEYYRLIHYPEFALGLIGAGMSLLNFVIAPLARKLVDHKTPGRVFVIALLLGIAGFTGASFFIPFLGVVFMILLSAAFSITAFAISFYLNRITTNSIRATVLSFKGMALNLGYGFIGIVYAQLLKFLENNRSIEAGSDEMFIAGAQYFPPYFLIGAVGVILVARLYCPEIHRFRVPEE from the coding sequence ATGAATAAAAATATGGTCAGGGATTTACAGAGTATTGCAAAAAATAATGTTCGGCGTTTTATTACGTTCCGACTGCTGTTCAACGCGCGTTTTTATTATCCGGTCTTTGCGGTAATTTTTCTGGATTTCGGGATGACGCTGGATCAGTTTGCGATGCTGAATGCAATCTGGGCGGCCACAATTATTCTGGCGGAGGTGCCGTCGGGGGCGTTATCGGATTTGATGGGACGGAAAAAGCTGCTGATTCTAACTTCCGGCCTGATGGTTGCCGAAATGGCGGTTTGGGCTTTTGCGCCGCGGGGAAATCCCGCGTTGCTGTTTTGGTTGCTGGCGCTGAACCGGGTGCTGAGCGGGCTGGGCGAGGCGGCGGCGAGCGGATCGGACGAAGCGCTGGTGTATGAAAGCCTTGAAGATGCGGGCATGCAGGACCAGTGGTCGCGAGTTCTTGAATCGGTTACCAAATGGCGCTCAGCAGCCTTTATGTTTGCCATGATTATTGGCGGGCTGGTGTATGATCCAACGCTTCTTTCTGCATGGACGGGGCTTGAGATCAGTAAGGAATTTACGGTGCGGCTGCCGTTGTTTCTGACATTTATCACTTCGATTCTCTGCTGGATCAACTGTCTGGGATTTCACGAATCGGCAAGGCCGGATAAAGAGGAGCAGCTTGCCGTGGGCGATGCATTTCGCCAGACCGTTCAGGCCGGCCGGTGGATCTTTCAGACGCCGTTTGCACTTGTCGTGATTTTGGCCGGCGCCTTTCTGGACAGTGTGATCCGGATGTTTATTACGCTGAATTCCGAATATTACCGGTTGATTCATTATCCCGAATTTGCACTGGGATTGATCGGTGCGGGGATGTCGCTGCTGAATTTTGTGATCGCTCCATTGGCGAGGAAGCTGGTCGACCACAAAACGCCGGGTCGGGTTTTTGTGATTGCGCTGCTGCTGGGTATTGCCGGATTTACGGGTGCGTCTTTTTTTATACCGTTTCTGGGGGTAGTTTTTATGATTCTGCTTTCCGCGGCTTTTTCAATTACCGCATTTGCCATCTCATTTTATCTTAATCGCATCACCACGAATTCCATTCGTGCCACCGTGCTGAGTTTCAAGGGCATGGCGCTGAACCTCGGTTACGGTTTCATCGGGATCGTCTATGCCCAACTGCTTAAATTTCTGGAAAACAACCGGTCGATTGAAGCGGGCTCCGACGAAATGTTTATTGCCGGGGCCCAGTATTTTCCGCCCTATTTTCTGATCGGCGCTGTGGGCGTAATTCTCGTTGCACGATTGTACTGTCCTGAGATACATCGCTTCCGGGTTCCGGAAGAATAG
- a CDS encoding MYG1 family protein, whose product MKTILGTHSGNFHADDVFAVAALSILHPEYEIRRSRDPEVWAQCDYLVDVGGTYDHAEKKYDHHFKNGPTYDDGLKMSSIGLIWKHYGAEICGDSKLAEQVCKTLIRQFDAIDNGVKLSAPLDDFSDVREVSLTTSISMMNPDNPFKADDVFEGEVVRARQLLLAAISRAKRWIHSRAGLALALNEALAEKRAYIIVPENCKWQEHLFNSEGNESILYAVFSKGKKTFAQAVPSALGEYSNRKDFPQAWAGLMDDDFNQAAGISDGIFCHQGAFLLATYSFDSTLKLVEEAIKA is encoded by the coding sequence TTGAAAACGATACTTGGAACTCACAGCGGAAATTTTCATGCGGACGATGTATTTGCCGTGGCGGCTTTATCGATACTTCACCCGGAGTATGAAATCCGGCGTTCCCGCGATCCGGAGGTTTGGGCTCAGTGCGACTATCTCGTGGATGTGGGTGGAACGTATGATCATGCTGAAAAAAAGTATGACCATCATTTTAAGAACGGTCCGACCTATGATGACGGGTTGAAGATGTCATCCATCGGTTTGATCTGGAAGCACTATGGCGCAGAAATCTGCGGCGATTCAAAACTTGCGGAGCAAGTGTGCAAAACCCTGATCCGTCAATTTGACGCCATCGATAACGGGGTAAAGCTCTCCGCGCCGCTGGACGATTTTTCCGATGTGCGGGAAGTGTCATTAACGACGTCCATTTCAATGATGAATCCGGACAATCCGTTTAAGGCCGATGACGTATTTGAAGGGGAAGTGGTGCGGGCGCGCCAGCTGCTGCTGGCGGCGATTAGCCGGGCTAAACGATGGATTCACAGTCGCGCGGGGTTGGCGTTGGCATTAAACGAGGCTTTGGCCGAAAAACGGGCGTATATTATTGTTCCGGAAAACTGCAAGTGGCAGGAACATCTGTTTAACAGCGAAGGCAACGAGTCCATTCTGTATGCCGTTTTTTCCAAAGGCAAAAAGACCTTCGCACAGGCTGTGCCGTCAGCTCTCGGGGAATACAGTAACCGCAAAGATTTTCCGCAGGCCTGGGCGGGTTTGATGGATGATGACTTTAACCAGGCGGCGGGGATATCCGACGGCATCTTCTGCCATCAGGGAGCTTTTCTTCTGGCCACCTACTCCTTCGACTCCACCCTCAAACTTGTCGAAGAAGCGATTAAGGCATGA